From one Candidatus Acididesulfobacter guangdongensis genomic stretch:
- a CDS encoding sulfurtransferase TusA family protein yields the protein MNYDYELDTFGLSCPVPIMKVAEEFKKIPDGSVLKVVASDEGIIEDLKSYCKKTGHEFLSYDIAEPEYTVYVKK from the coding sequence ATGAATTACGATTATGAATTAGATACATTCGGATTGAGCTGTCCGGTTCCTATAATGAAAGTAGCGGAAGAATTTAAAAAGATTCCGGACGGCTCAGTTTTAAAAGTTGTGGCGTCAGACGAGGGCATAATCGAAGATTTAAAAAGCTACTGTAAAAAGACAGGTCACGAATTTCTTTCCTACGACATAGCCGAACCGGAATACACCGTTTACGTAAAAAAATAA
- a CDS encoding cysteine desulfurase, which translates to MEVKLKTINFDHFAATKMRPEVKSAMEPFFIEEYGNVQSIHNLGDAPREALDKARVQAASLFNCASNEVIFTSSGSESNNLAIKGAAFARMAQGKHIIVSGIEHFSVLNAVKSLTKLGFEFTALPVDKDGFVNPDDVKNAMRKDTILVSITHASNEIGTIQNIKAISEIVHGFGNGAYMHTDANTSCGFIETDVKELGVDMLSAAPHRFYGPKGAGLFYLKKGTRIMPLIDGGVQEFGRRAGTENVAAIAGAGAACELAKNELNKRREHLLPIQKHIIDTVLSSIDEVYLNGSRTNRLPNNINFVIKYIEGESILMWLNNSGIMVASGSACTSKILKSSHVLTAIGVDAALAQGSLLISLGEDNNMEDAKYFTEQLPPIVQKLREMSPLYEEAKSGK; encoded by the coding sequence ATGGAGGTAAAATTGAAAACTATAAATTTTGACCATTTTGCTGCAACAAAAATGAGGCCGGAAGTAAAGTCGGCTATGGAGCCTTTTTTTATAGAGGAGTACGGAAATGTGCAGAGCATACATAATCTCGGCGATGCGCCCAGAGAGGCGTTAGATAAAGCCCGCGTTCAGGCTGCTTCGTTATTTAACTGCGCTTCTAACGAGGTTATATTTACTTCAAGCGGTTCGGAATCTAACAATCTTGCTATAAAAGGCGCTGCTTTTGCGCGTATGGCCCAAGGCAAACATATAATTGTTTCCGGTATAGAACATTTTAGCGTCTTAAACGCTGTTAAATCGCTCACAAAGCTCGGATTTGAGTTTACGGCTCTTCCGGTTGACAAGGACGGTTTTGTAAATCCAGACGACGTTAAAAACGCAATGAGGAAAGATACGATATTAGTCAGTATAACGCACGCTTCTAACGAAATTGGCACTATTCAAAACATAAAAGCTATATCTGAGATAGTTCACGGGTTTGGCAATGGAGCATATATGCATACGGATGCCAATACTTCGTGCGGATTTATAGAAACCGATGTTAAAGAACTCGGCGTGGATATGCTTTCGGCAGCTCCTCACAGGTTTTACGGTCCTAAAGGAGCGGGTTTGTTTTATCTGAAAAAAGGAACCCGCATAATGCCTCTGATCGACGGCGGGGTGCAGGAATTCGGAAGACGGGCGGGAACTGAAAATGTGGCGGCAATAGCCGGAGCAGGCGCAGCGTGCGAGCTTGCAAAAAATGAATTAAATAAAAGACGAGAACATCTTTTGCCTATTCAGAAACACATTATAGATACCGTTTTATCGTCTATTGACGAAGTGTATCTTAACGGCAGCAGGACGAACAGGCTTCCGAATAATATAAATTTTGTCATAAAATATATAGAAGGCGAATCTATTCTCATGTGGCTCAACAACAGCGGGATAATGGTCGCGAGCGGTTCAGCCTGCACTTCTAAAATCCTTAAATCTTCTCATGTATTGACCGCAATAGGTGTCGATGCCGCATTGGCGCAGGGCTCGCTGCTTATATCGCTGGGAGAAGACAATAACATGGAAGATGCCAAGTATTTCACGGAACAGCTGCCTCCCATAGTTCAGAAGTTAAGGGAAATGTCGCCGCTGTATGAAGAAGCTAAAAGCGGTAAATAA
- the nifU gene encoding Fe-S cluster assembly scaffold protein NifU: protein MPVYSEKVMDHFQHPRNVGEITDADGIGELGNPTCGDIMKIYIKVKDDKIEDVKFKTFGCGAAVATSSMVTELVKGKTLEEAEKISNAAVAEALDGLPPVKMHCSNLAADALHLAIEDYRSVKAGKGHIAKVETCDHEHEGLDELEHA from the coding sequence ATGCCTGTATATTCTGAAAAAGTAATGGATCACTTTCAGCATCCAAGAAATGTAGGTGAAATAACGGACGCCGACGGAATAGGAGAGTTAGGAAATCCTACTTGCGGCGATATAATGAAAATTTATATTAAAGTAAAAGACGATAAGATTGAAGACGTAAAATTTAAAACATTCGGTTGCGGCGCAGCCGTTGCGACCAGTTCTATGGTTACGGAGTTGGTTAAAGGCAAGACGCTTGAAGAAGCCGAAAAAATATCAAATGCTGCCGTTGCGGAGGCTCTTGACGGGCTGCCTCCAGTAAAGATGCACTGTTCTAATTTAGCCGCTGATGCGCTTCATCTTGCAATAGAAGATTATAGATCCGTAAAAGCCGGTAAAGGTCATATAGCCAAGGTTGAGACCTGCGACCATGAACATGAGGGCTTAGACGAGTTGGAGCACGCTTAA
- a CDS encoding cytochrome c: MKKGITVVFIVLVIVFGYITVHALTAPVKLSAAQLGGELIHSHKPGIDCFACHTIDGKGGNVGPNLSKEGLAKHSIHWIEVQIATPGKHFKSGSMVKINGKTFMAIMPDHKMLNKKELFELASYLDSLK, encoded by the coding sequence ATGAAAAAAGGAATTACAGTCGTATTTATTGTTTTAGTAATAGTTTTCGGTTATATTACCGTTCATGCTTTAACTGCTCCGGTGAAATTAAGCGCCGCTCAGTTAGGGGGCGAGCTTATTCATTCCCATAAACCCGGTATTGATTGCTTTGCATGCCACACGATAGACGGCAAAGGCGGCAACGTTGGACCTAATCTTTCAAAAGAAGGTCTTGCAAAACATTCTATTCACTGGATTGAAGTACAGATAGCCACGCCGGGGAAACATTTTAAATCCGGTTCTATGGTCAAAATAAACGGTAAAACTTTCATGGCTATTATGCCTGACCATAAAATGCTGAATAAAAAAGAATTGTTTGAACTTGCTTCTTATTTAGATTCTTTAAAATAA
- a CDS encoding adenine phosphoribosyltransferase yields MKNIKNPEELKSYIREVPDFPKKGINFYDITTLLTHSKAFNYTIDMLANRYIGESVDYIVSVEARGFVFGSALAYKLGCGVILVRKPGKLPAECNAMSYDLEYGSATLEIHKDALKENDRVVIADDVLATGGTAAAVAGLISEFKAEVVEAAFLAELAFLNGREKLKPYRVFSLISY; encoded by the coding sequence ATGAAAAACATAAAAAATCCTGAAGAGTTAAAAAGTTATATCCGCGAAGTGCCTGATTTTCCTAAAAAAGGAATTAATTTTTATGATATAACTACTTTGCTCACGCATTCTAAGGCTTTCAATTATACGATTGATATGCTTGCGAATCGTTATATCGGCGAATCGGTAGACTATATTGTTTCTGTCGAGGCTAGAGGTTTTGTTTTCGGTTCGGCGCTTGCCTATAAACTTGGCTGCGGCGTTATACTCGTAAGAAAACCCGGCAAACTTCCGGCAGAGTGCAATGCCATGAGTTATGACCTTGAATACGGCAGCGCAACGCTAGAAATTCATAAAGACGCCCTTAAAGAAAACGACAGGGTTGTTATAGCGGACGATGTTCTTGCAACAGGGGGTACTGCCGCCGCCGTTGCCGGACTTATATCTGAATTTAAAGCAGAAGTAGTAGAGGCTGCTTTTTTGGCAGAATTAGCTTTTTTAAACGGCAGAGAAAAATTAAAACCGTATAGGGTATTTTCTTTAATATCCTATTAG
- a CDS encoding polyprenol monophosphomannose synthase: MKILTVIPTYNEKDNIEKMINAVLSLSFENAAKSNFLADSYNYKDKYDDGDRNGNGDNDNVSINLLIIDDNSPDGTAEIILDLKNKKKDGKYVFADRLFLLKRPSKLGLGTAYVQGFKFAAENNYDYVITMDCDFSHDPEEIKKFIETIENEKCGMVVGSRYKDGIRIINWKMSRLLISYFANIYAKFITGSDITDLTGGFNAYSAECLKKINLKGIKSKGYAFQIEMKYRIIKQKCAYKEIPIIFYERTFGKSKMSKSIIFEAFFTVLKLRLGIYK; encoded by the coding sequence ATGAAAATATTGACGGTTATTCCGACATATAACGAAAAAGATAATATAGAAAAGATGATAAATGCCGTTCTGTCTTTATCTTTTGAAAATGCGGCGAAAAGCAATTTTTTAGCTGATAGCTATAATTACAAAGACAAGTATGATGATGGTGATAGAAATGGCAATGGCGATAATGATAATGTATCAATAAATCTCTTGATTATTGACGACAATTCTCCGGATGGGACGGCTGAAATCATTTTAGATTTAAAAAATAAAAAAAAAGACGGGAAATATGTTTTTGCGGACAGGCTGTTTTTGCTCAAACGACCGTCAAAATTAGGTTTAGGGACGGCTTATGTACAGGGCTTCAAATTTGCGGCTGAGAATAATTACGATTATGTAATAACAATGGACTGCGATTTTTCACATGACCCTGAAGAAATAAAAAAATTTATTGAAACAATAGAAAATGAAAAATGCGGTATGGTTGTAGGTTCACGCTATAAAGACGGTATAAGGATTATTAACTGGAAAATGAGCAGGCTTCTAATTTCCTATTTCGCCAATATATATGCTAAATTTATTACAGGCTCGGATATAACAGATTTGACCGGAGGATTTAACGCATATAGCGCGGAATGTCTTAAGAAAATAAATTTGAAAGGGATAAAATCTAAAGGCTATGCTTTTCAGATAGAAATGAAATACAGAATTATAAAACAGAAATGCGCATATAAAGAGATACCTATAATTTTTTACGAAAGAACATTCGGCAAATCTAAAATGTCTAAGTCCATTATATTTGAAGCATTTTTTACGGTACTGAAACTCAGGCTGGGAATATATAAATGA